Proteins encoded in a region of the Aliivibrio fischeri ATCC 7744 = JCM 18803 = DSM 507 genome:
- a CDS encoding sensor domain-containing diguanylate cyclase: protein MRVKNIVAVGSLLLLSIAMTCAIFYVTKSYNKQSRLIENELKFNANYVSSWIQTAFYHSNNVLHELSDSLTEENFASLSFNEAYDEDYGELFEIHYQTLMNAIHVFAVDKDCVLLNTKTIGGVDLSSREYCQKLKKSDQEINSVITTPFKDILNRNVISQSVTVNDEYGNFAGIVGIITDFSFFSKALRSVNLTNISSISVLSSDFTVLASTVPKFLPIGKKLDFDYIPKKEISGLKYNQELMFESNERYNGAYQGGYVKKVSDLPFIVLVTKAKSHWVTPLYIAISTVFALLLIFAIFLVKNAYYFGKLSSEAEHYSKLALFDDLTGACNRRCFEAKVLGFIQNYHSKNQTFSVALFDIDYFKQINDTYGHEVGDEVLRLFSRACENICDTDDHFARLGGDEFVMLLSNKSRDEAEVILNELLCSIRNIEIRINGQLVQLTSSIGVSEMHDDVFDACKLLSRADEALYEAKRLGRNQVFISV, encoded by the coding sequence ATGAGGGTAAAAAATATCGTTGCTGTTGGGTCTTTGCTGCTGTTAAGTATCGCAATGACTTGTGCTATTTTTTATGTGACAAAGAGCTATAACAAACAAAGTCGATTGATTGAGAACGAGTTAAAGTTTAATGCGAATTATGTGTCTTCTTGGATTCAGACGGCTTTTTACCATTCCAATAATGTATTACATGAACTTTCAGATTCATTAACTGAAGAGAACTTCGCTTCTTTATCTTTTAATGAGGCTTATGATGAAGATTATGGCGAGTTATTTGAAATTCATTATCAGACATTGATGAATGCCATTCATGTTTTTGCTGTCGATAAAGATTGCGTATTATTAAACACCAAGACAATTGGTGGCGTTGATCTCTCTTCTAGAGAGTACTGTCAAAAACTAAAGAAAAGTGATCAAGAAATAAACTCGGTTATTACTACTCCTTTTAAAGACATTTTAAACCGAAATGTGATCTCTCAAAGTGTAACGGTTAATGATGAGTACGGAAACTTTGCAGGAATTGTAGGTATCATTACTGATTTTTCATTTTTTTCTAAAGCCTTAAGAAGTGTAAACTTAACGAACATTAGCTCTATTTCAGTATTAAGTAGTGATTTTACTGTATTAGCTTCTACGGTGCCTAAATTCTTGCCAATTGGGAAAAAACTGGATTTTGATTATATTCCTAAAAAAGAAATTAGCGGTTTAAAGTACAATCAAGAGTTAATGTTTGAATCAAATGAAAGGTATAACGGTGCCTATCAGGGGGGGTATGTAAAAAAAGTATCGGATCTTCCATTTATTGTATTAGTAACTAAGGCTAAATCTCATTGGGTAACTCCCCTTTATATTGCCATTTCCACTGTTTTTGCTTTATTACTTATATTTGCCATTTTCCTTGTTAAAAACGCTTATTATTTTGGAAAACTCAGTAGTGAAGCTGAGCATTACTCTAAACTTGCCTTGTTTGATGATTTGACAGGAGCATGTAATCGACGTTGCTTTGAAGCAAAAGTGTTAGGCTTTATTCAAAACTATCACTCTAAAAACCAGACATTTTCTGTTGCACTGTTTGATATTGATTATTTTAAACAAATAAATGATACCTATGGTCATGAAGTTGGTGATGAGGTGTTGCGTTTATTTAGTCGTGCTTGTGAAAATATCTGTGACACTGATGATCATTTTGCTCGTTTAGGTGGCGATGAGTTTGTCATGTTGTTAAGTAATAAAAGCAGGGATGAGGCGGAAGTGATACTTAATGAACTGCTTTGTTCAATACGCAATATAGAAATAAGAATTAATGGTCAATTGGTACAACTAACGAGCAGCATCGGTGTAAGTGAAATGCATGATGATGTTTTCGATGCCTGCAAACTATTAAGCCGTGCCGATGAAGCGCTTTATGAAGCAAAGCGTTTAGGGCGAAACCAAGTTTTTATATCAGTTTAA
- a CDS encoding DEAD/DEAH box helicase, translating to MGFTSLGLSAPILKAVEEQGYSTPSPIQLQAIPAVIEGKDVMAAAQTGTGKTAGFTLPLLERLSNGPKRKFNQVRALVLTPTRELAAQVHESVEKYSKNLPLTSDVVFGGVKVNPQMQRLRRGVDVLVATPGRLLDLANQNAIKFDQLEILVLDEADRMLDMGFIHDIKKILAKLPKNRQNLLFSATFSDEIRQLAKGLVKDPVEISVAKRNTTAETVEQSVYVMDKGRKPKVLTKLIKDNDWKQVLVFSKTKHGANRLAKTLEEKGVSAAAIHGNKSQGARTKALANFKSGQVRVLVATDIAARGLDIEQLPQVINVDLPKVPEDYVHRIGRTGRAGATGKAISFVSEDEAKELFAIERLIQKVLPRHVLEGFEPVNKVPESKLDTRPIKPKKPKKPKAPRVEHKDGQRSGENRNGNKQGAKQGQKPATKRTPTNNPSGKKEGTGSDKKKRPFSGKPKTKGTGENRGNGSNFGKSKSTPKSDVKPRRQGPRPARKPKAN from the coding sequence ATGGGTTTTACCTCTCTGGGCTTATCTGCCCCTATTTTAAAAGCTGTAGAAGAACAAGGTTATAGCACGCCTTCACCAATTCAATTACAAGCAATTCCAGCAGTAATTGAAGGCAAGGATGTTATGGCGGCTGCACAGACAGGGACAGGTAAAACAGCAGGCTTCACATTACCTCTATTGGAGCGTTTGTCGAACGGTCCAAAGCGTAAGTTTAATCAAGTTCGTGCGTTAGTATTAACGCCTACACGTGAGTTAGCCGCGCAAGTACACGAAAGTGTTGAGAAGTATAGTAAGAACCTACCACTGACTTCTGATGTGGTTTTTGGTGGCGTAAAAGTGAATCCACAAATGCAGCGTTTGCGTCGTGGTGTGGACGTTTTGGTAGCAACACCAGGTCGTTTACTGGATCTTGCTAATCAAAATGCGATTAAGTTTGATCAATTAGAAATTCTTGTTTTGGATGAAGCTGACCGTATGTTAGATATGGGCTTTATTCATGATATTAAAAAAATCTTAGCTAAGCTTCCTAAAAACCGTCAAAATTTGCTTTTTTCTGCAACGTTTTCAGATGAGATCCGTCAATTAGCAAAAGGGCTAGTGAAAGATCCTGTTGAGATTTCAGTAGCTAAACGTAACACAACGGCTGAAACAGTAGAGCAATCAGTTTATGTAATGGATAAAGGCCGTAAACCTAAAGTACTTACTAAACTGATTAAAGATAATGATTGGAAGCAAGTTTTAGTCTTTAGTAAAACCAAGCATGGTGCAAACCGTCTTGCAAAAACACTAGAAGAGAAGGGCGTAAGTGCTGCAGCAATTCATGGTAATAAGAGCCAAGGTGCGCGTACTAAAGCATTAGCAAACTTTAAGAGTGGTCAAGTACGAGTACTTGTAGCGACGGATATTGCAGCGCGTGGCTTGGATATCGAGCAATTACCTCAAGTTATTAACGTTGATTTACCAAAAGTACCTGAAGATTATGTTCACCGTATTGGTCGTACAGGTCGTGCTGGTGCAACAGGTAAAGCCATTTCTTTTGTGAGCGAAGATGAAGCGAAAGAATTGTTTGCTATTGAGCGTTTGATTCAAAAAGTATTGCCTCGCCATGTGTTAGAAGGTTTTGAGCCAGTTAACAAAGTACCAGAATCAAAACTGGATACTCGCCCGATCAAACCGAAAAAACCTAAGAAGCCAAAAGCACCAAGAGTTGAACATAAAGATGGTCAGCGTTCAGGTGAAAATCGTAATGGCAATAAACAAGGCGCAAAACAAGGTCAAAAGCCAGCGACAAAACGTACTCCTACAAATAATCCATCAGGTAAAAAAGAAGGTACGGGTTCGGATAAGAAAAAGCGTCCATTTTCTGGTAAACCTAAAACTAAAGGAACTGGCGAAAATCGCGGTAATGGCAGTAACTTTGGTAAATCAAAATCTACTCCAAAATCGGATGTAAAACCACGTCGTCAAGGTCCACGACCAGCACGTAAACCAAAAGCAAACTGA
- a CDS encoding YebC/PmpR family DNA-binding transcriptional regulator — MGRSFEVRKASMAKTQGAKIKVYSKYGKEIYMCAKNGGADPDMNLSLRHLISKAKKDQVPAHVIDKALDKATGGGGEDYQHARYEGFAPGGASVIVDCLTDNGNRTFQDVRQCFVKTGAKIGSPGTSAHMFDHQAVFQFKGDDEEAVLEALMMQDADVTDIELEDGVITVFAPNTEFFKVKTALAAEYPDLVLDVEEITFVPQNHTPVTGEDAEKFQKFLDMLDDCDDVQQVYHNAELED; from the coding sequence ATGGGAAGAAGTTTTGAAGTGCGCAAGGCCTCAATGGCTAAAACACAGGGCGCAAAAATCAAAGTTTATTCTAAATACGGTAAAGAAATTTACATGTGTGCTAAGAATGGCGGTGCAGATCCAGACATGAACTTGTCTCTAAGACACCTTATTTCAAAAGCGAAAAAGGACCAAGTTCCTGCACACGTAATTGACAAAGCCCTTGATAAAGCAACTGGCGGTGGTGGTGAAGATTACCAACACGCACGTTACGAAGGTTTTGCTCCAGGCGGCGCAAGCGTAATCGTTGACTGTCTAACTGACAATGGTAACCGTACTTTCCAAGACGTTCGCCAATGTTTCGTTAAAACTGGCGCTAAAATTGGTAGCCCAGGCACAAGTGCTCACATGTTCGATCACCAAGCTGTATTCCAGTTTAAAGGCGACGACGAGGAAGCAGTACTTGAAGCACTAATGATGCAAGATGCTGACGTTACTGACATTGAACTTGAAGATGGCGTAATCACAGTATTTGCACCAAACACTGAGTTCTTTAAAGTAAAAACTGCTTTAGCTGCAGAATACCCAGACTTAGTTCTAGATGTTGAAGAGATCACTTTTGTTCCTCAAAACCACACACCAGTAACTGGTGAAGATGCTGAGAAATTCCAAAAATTCTTAGACATGCTAGACGATTGTGATGATGTTCAACAGGTTTATCACAACGCAGAATTAGAAGACTAA
- a CDS encoding DUF3283 family protein — protein MNNLSLLPPEEKNKIELDKQAAFFVWKVKNAKAGPELWTIEAEKLEDETERLFFQQSIEKYKTKMGVA, from the coding sequence ATGAATAACCTTTCGCTATTACCTCCTGAAGAAAAAAATAAAATCGAACTCGATAAACAAGCTGCGTTCTTTGTTTGGAAGGTAAAAAATGCAAAAGCAGGTCCTGAACTCTGGACTATAGAAGCAGAGAAGCTAGAAGATGAGACAGAACGTCTGTTTTTTCAGCAATCTATCGAAAAATATAAAACAAAAATGGGCGTAGCGTAA
- a CDS encoding PA3496 family putative envelope integrity protein, translated as MSINSIDHGEITDMKGKYEVSDEVVTNITECQKKAAARRRIEAMREIRESGLTLEEAKELGLIH; from the coding sequence ATGTCTATTAATTCAATTGATCACGGTGAAATCACCGACATGAAAGGCAAGTACGAAGTAAGTGATGAAGTGGTAACAAACATTACGGAGTGTCAGAAAAAAGCAGCGGCGCGTCGTCGTATTGAAGCGATGCGTGAGATTAGAGAAAGCGGACTTACGCTTGAAGAAGCAAAAGAATTAGGTCTTATCCATTAG
- a CDS encoding YkgJ family cysteine cluster protein, with protein sequence MSIDIIELPSDTHSPSTITCSNCRACCCRLEVMLITDTGVPKELIEKDQWGGEIMKRLDDGWCAAVDRDTLMCTIYENRPWICREFEMASYECETERKDNGIDPR encoded by the coding sequence GTGAGCATTGATATCATAGAGCTGCCTTCTGACACACATAGTCCCTCTACCATTACCTGTTCTAATTGTCGTGCATGCTGTTGCCGCTTAGAAGTAATGCTCATCACAGATACGGGTGTACCAAAAGAACTCATTGAAAAAGATCAATGGGGTGGTGAAATAATGAAAAGATTAGATGATGGCTGGTGTGCCGCCGTGGATCGCGACACCTTGATGTGCACCATCTATGAAAACCGTCCATGGATTTGCAGAGAATTTGAAATGGCTTCTTATGAATGTGAAACCGAGCGCAAAGATAACGGGATCGATCCTCGCTAA
- a CDS encoding M48 metallopeptidase family protein — MNKLKYLQGYPEHILAQVAPMIENGKLAEWVKNKYPTMHDITSEKALFEYTQALKNKYIKKSSPLSKVVYDSKIHVVNNALGLHTFVSRIHGNKLKAKNEIRISSVFRKAPEPLLRMLVVHELAHIKEKEHNKAFYALCCHMEPEYHQLEFDARLYLTYLETV, encoded by the coding sequence ATGAATAAATTAAAGTACCTTCAGGGCTACCCTGAACATATTTTGGCGCAAGTAGCCCCAATGATTGAGAATGGAAAGTTAGCTGAGTGGGTAAAAAATAAGTACCCAACTATGCATGATATTACGTCAGAAAAAGCGTTGTTCGAGTACACTCAAGCATTGAAAAACAAATACATAAAGAAGTCATCGCCATTAAGTAAAGTGGTATATGACTCAAAAATCCATGTCGTCAATAATGCATTAGGTCTACATACCTTTGTTTCTCGTATTCATGGCAATAAATTGAAAGCAAAAAATGAAATTCGTATTTCAAGTGTGTTTCGAAAAGCGCCAGAACCCTTATTGCGTATGCTCGTAGTGCATGAATTAGCTCATATTAAAGAGAAAGAGCACAATAAGGCGTTTTATGCTCTTTGTTGTCATATGGAACCTGAGTATCACCAGTTAGAATTTGATGCGCGTTTGTATCTAACGTATTTAGAAACGGTGTGA
- a CDS encoding halovibrin HvnB produces the protein MFKLVLTFFIIISSANAFAFAKPPPPQPPTKPPGYSVVTPELGNKVVKNLMENYYDTRANCGASHRSSYLCSGVTLRGTQPGNYHVWEPSPSSEKSGGVSFSYLRTDAKFSRLAYGYKSGFTIYPTFELVGSALDLEYLCFFPVDADTNRRDDAGCGAHTSYQSNSGECNAQGIYTEGQWVNHYNSTSSNGDNRDHHQCGFNIQYYYPNATEFVASNFYQGLQAMRDVSGQTHNKQNEIRIKTWDKSLGRQTPVQAFFYIDITGQEGLNEARSYQQDFYNMYGLIKPVVKLDLPATWDDEAKFTFSMDDQAI, from the coding sequence ATGTTTAAGTTGGTATTAACGTTTTTTATAATAATAAGCAGTGCCAATGCCTTCGCTTTTGCTAAGCCACCACCTCCACAACCACCAACAAAGCCGCCAGGTTATTCCGTTGTCACACCTGAGTTGGGAAATAAAGTGGTTAAGAACCTAATGGAAAATTATTACGATACAAGAGCCAATTGCGGCGCTTCACATCGTTCTTCTTATCTATGTAGTGGAGTCACATTACGAGGTACACAACCGGGTAATTATCACGTATGGGAGCCAAGCCCATCATCAGAGAAGAGTGGCGGTGTTTCTTTCTCATACCTTCGTACTGATGCTAAGTTCTCACGCCTAGCTTATGGATACAAAAGTGGTTTTACTATTTACCCAACGTTTGAGTTAGTTGGTAGTGCCTTAGATCTTGAATATCTTTGCTTTTTCCCTGTAGATGCAGATACAAACCGACGTGATGATGCTGGTTGTGGAGCCCACACTTCATACCAATCAAACAGTGGTGAGTGTAATGCACAAGGTATTTATACTGAAGGCCAATGGGTAAACCACTACAATTCAACATCAAGTAATGGTGATAACCGCGATCATCATCAATGTGGTTTTAACATTCAATATTATTACCCTAATGCTACTGAGTTTGTTGCATCTAACTTTTATCAAGGACTACAAGCGATGCGTGATGTGAGTGGGCAAACTCATAACAAGCAAAATGAGATCCGCATTAAAACATGGGATAAAAGCTTAGGCCGTCAAACTCCAGTTCAAGCTTTCTTTTATATTGATATAACGGGTCAAGAAGGATTAAATGAAGCGAGATCTTACCAACAAGATTTCTATAATATGTATGGTTTAATAAAACCAGTGGTTAAATTAGACTTGCCAGCAACTTGGGATGATGAAGCTAAATTTACTTTCTCAATGGATGATCAAGCAATTTAA